The following nucleotide sequence is from uncultured Roseateles sp..
TGGCAAAGAAGATTGTCGGCTTTATCAAGCTGCAAGTTGCTGCCGGCAAGGCGAACCCTTCGCCCCCGGTCGGTCCCGCGCTGGGTCAGCGTGGCCTGAACATCATGGAGTTCTGCAAGGCGTTCAACGCCCAGACCCAAGGCTTCGAGCCGGGTATGAAGCTGCCGGTGGTCATCACCGCCTTTGCAGACAAGAGCTTCACCTTCGTCATCAAGTCGCCCCCGGCGACCGCGCTGATCAAGAAGGCCGCCAAGATCGACAAGGGTTCGGCCAAGCCTCACCTGGAAAAGGTGGGCAAGGTGACCCGTGCTCAGCTGGAAGAAATCGCCACGACCAAGATGAAGGATCTGACGGCCGCCGACATGGACGCCGCCGTTCGCACCATCGCTGGTTCCGCCCGTTCGATGGGCATTTTGGTGGAGGGTGTCTGACATGGCAAAGCTGACTAAGCGTCAAAAGGCCTTGCAAGGCAAGGTCGAGTCCACCAAGCTGTATCCCCTGGGCGACGCCCTGGTGTTGATCAAAGAGTGCGCCACCGCCAAGTTCGATGAGTCCATCGACGTGGCCGTGCAACTCGGCATCGACCCGAAGAAGTCGGACCAGGTCGTTCGCGGTGCTGTCGTGCTGCCTCACGGCACCGGCAAGACCAAGCGCGTGGCCGTGTTCGCCCAAGGTGCCAAGGCTGAAGAAGCCAAGGCCGCCGGCGCCGACGTGGTCGGCATGGAAGATCTGGCCGAGCGCATCAAGGCTGGCGACATGCCTTTCGACATCGTCATTGCGTCCCCGGACACGATGCGTATCGTCGGTACCCTGGGTCAGATCCTGGGCCCGCGCGGCCTGATGCCCAACCCCAAGGTTGGCACGGTGACTCCGGACGTGGCCACGGCAGTGAAGAACGCCAAGGCCGGTCAGGTGCAATACCGCGTCGACAAGGGCGGCATCATCCACTCGACCATCGGCCGTCGTTCGTTCGACAACGAGCATCTGCAGAACAATCTGCGCGCGCTGATCGAAGCACTGAACAAGTCCAAGCCGGCCACCAGCAAGGGTATCTACCTGCGCAAGGTGGCGGTCTCTTCCACGATGGGCCTGGGCGCTCGCGTGGATCTGGCCAGCATCAACGGCTGATATTGAATTGCGGTGCCGCGCGAAGTCTGGCGCGGTGCTTGGAGATTTGGTGGGGCGTGGCAAGCAATTGCTGCGCGTCATCCAAGACCGTTGGTGTGAAGCCGCTCAGCTGTATCGAGAGGTTTTGCTTAATCGAGGGGTTCGCCCCGCAACCAACGCAGATGGCGGTCCCGCTGTAAAGAATTTGGGTTTTGGGTGCTCTTCAGGAGTGCGGCAAGGCCCGGGTTTCTGCACAGAAGGTCGCTGAACCCGGTGTGCCCGGAGTGCGCAAGCGCGAAGGGCACGTAATTGTGAGGAGTAGACCTTGAGTCTTAATCGCAACGAGAAAGCAGCCGTAGTCGCGGATGTGGCAGCCCAAGTGGCCAAGTCGCAGACCCTGACGCTGGCCGAGTACCGTGGCCTCACCGTTACGCATTTGAACAAGCTGCGCGTCGAAGCGCGTGCCAAGGGTGTCTATCTTCACGTGCTGAAGAACACCCTGGCCCGTCGCGCCGTCGCCGGTACCCCGTTCGAGTGCGTCGCGGAGAGCATGGTCGGCCCGCTGATCTATGGTTTTTCTGAAGACGCTGTCGCCTCGGCAAAAGTCATTTCCGACTTCGCCAAGGGCAACGACAAGCTGATCATCAAGGCAGGTGCTTTTGCTGGCAAGGCGCTCGACGCCAACGGCATCAAGGCACTGGCTTCCATCCCGAGCAAAGAAGTGCTGCTGTCCCAGTTCCTGGGCCTGCTGCAGTCGCCGATCTCGCGCACCGCGCGCGTGCTGGCAGCTCTGGCCGAGAAGCGTGGCGAAGGTGCACCGGCCGCTGCGGCCGAAGAACCCGTCGCCGCTTGATCCACACGATCAGTACAAGCAACTACCCATATTTAGGAACCCAAAATGGCATTCGATAAAGACGCATTCTTGACCGCCCTGGACAGCATGACTGTTCTGGAACTCAACGACCTGGTCAAGGCAATTGAAGAGAAGTTCGGCGTGTCCGCTGCAGCCATGGCTGCTCCGGCCGGCGCTGGTGGTGGTGCCGCTGCTGCCGCAGTGGAAGAGAAGACCGAATTCAACGTCGTGCTGCTCGAAGCCGGCGCGAACAAGGTCTCCGTCATCAAGGCCGTGCGCGAACTGACGGGCCTCGGCCTGAAGGAAGCCAAGGACCTGGTCGACGGCGCTCCGAAGAACGTGAAGGAAGCTGTTGCCAAGGCCGACGCCGACGCAGCTCTGAAGAAGCTGGTGGAAGCCGGCGCGAAGGCTGAAATCAAGTAAGTCTTGCGGGACAGACCTGCCGACGCGCCGAAGGCGCCCGGCTGCTCTGTCCCCAACTGACTAGAGGATTTCGAATTCGGAAGGGACAGTTCTAGCCGCCGATAAAAAGGCCAAGCCAGACCTGTCCCCCCAGTATTTGTAATTTGCTGTAAAAGAGCCCACCTGCAAGCGCCCGTCACCAAGACAGACGCTTGCAAGTGTTCTCTGATCCGACTGCAGAGAACGGGTTTGGTCGGGCCTCGGTGCAATGCCGGGGTTGTCCGCCAGCGGTTGGTAGTGGCCAACCACCAAGCGTCGAACGCAATGTTCGAAAAGCCAGTCGCCGACGAAGCTCGTCCCACGGCCAGGGATGGGCTCTCGACACGGAGTGTTTATGGCGCAAGCATCCACCTATAGCTACACCGAGCGCAAGCGAATTCGCAAGAGCTTCGGAAAGCGCGAAAGCGTTCTCAACGTTCCTTATCTGCTGACCATGCAGAAAGAATCGTACGTTGCCTTCCTTCAGAAGGACGTACCACCGGCAAAACGCAAGCCAGAAGGTTTGCAGGCCGCGTTCCTGTCCGCGTTCCCGATTGTTTCGCACAACGGTTTCGTGGAAATGAAATTCCTCGAATTCAACATCGCCAAACCGCCGTTTGACACTCGCGAGTGCCAACAGCGTGGCTTGACCTATGCAGCGGCCGTTCGCGCCCGCCTGCAGATGATCATCTATGACCGTGAGTCTCCCGGCACCAAGACGGTGAAGGAGATCAAGGAGCAGGAGGTCTATATGGGCGAAGTTCCGCTCATGACCGACTACGGCTCCTTCATCGTCAATGGCACCGAGCGTGTCATCGTGTCGCAGCTGCACCGTTCGCCCGGCGTGTTCTTCGAGCACGACAAGGGCAAGACGCACTCGTCCGGCAAGCTGCTGTTCTCGGCGCGCATCATCCCCTACCGCGGTTCCTGGCTGGACTTCGAGTTCGACCCGAAGGACGTGCTGTTCTTCCGTGTTGACCGTCGCCGCAAGATGCCGGTCACGATACTGCTCAAGGCCATCGGCCTGAACCCCGAGCAGATCCTGGCGAACTTCTTCGTGTTCGACGGCTTCCGCCTGATGGACACCGGCGCACAGATGGAATTCGTCGCCGACCGCCTGCGCGGTGAAGTGGCGCGTTTCGACATCACCGACAAGAGCGGTGCCGTCGTCGTGGAGAAGGACAAGCGCATCACGGCCCGCCACACGCGCGCCATGGAGCAGTCCGGCACCACGCACATCACCGTGCCGGAAGACTTCCTGATCGGCCGTCTGATCGCCAAGAACATGGTCGATGCCGACACCGGCGAGATCATTGCCCGGGCCAATGAAGAGCTGACCGAAGCGCTGCTGAAGAAGCTGCGCGCCGCCGGCGTCAAGGACCTGCAGTGCCTGTACACCAACGAGCTGGACGAAGGTGCTTACATCTCGCAGACCCTGGCCAGCGACGAAACCGCTGACCAGACCGCTGCGCGCGTGGCCATCTATCGCATGATGCGCCCCGGCGAGCCGCCGACGGAAGACGCGGTGGAGGCCCTGTTCAACCGCCTGTTCTACAACCCGGATACCTACGACCTGTCGCGCGTCGGCCGCATGAAGTTCAACGCCCGCGTGGGCCGCGACATGCCGGAAGGCCCGATGACCCTGTCCAACGAGGACATCCTCGACGTGGTCAAGATCCTGGTCGAGCTGCGCAATGGCCGTGGTGAAGTCGATGACATCGACCACCTGGGCAATCGTCGCGTGCGTTGCGTGGGCGAACTGGCCGAAAACCAGTACCGCTCGGGCCTGGCACGTATCGAAAAGGCAGTGAAGGAACGTCTGGGCCAGGCCGAAACCGAAGCCCTGATGCCGCACGACCTGATCAACTCCAAGCCGATTTCTGCGGCTCTGAAGGAGTTCTTCGGTGCGTCGCAGCTGTCGCAGTTCATGGACCAGACCAACCCCCTGTCGGAAATCACGCACAAGCGTCGTGTTTCCGCCCTGGGCCCGGGTGGTCTGACCCGCGAGCGCGCAGGCTTCGAAGTCCGCGACGTGCACCCGACCCATTACGGCCGTGTCTGCCCGATCGAAACGCCGGAAGGCCCGAACATCGGTCTGATCAACTCCTTGGCGCTGTATGCGCAGCTCAATGAGTACGGCTTCCTGGAAACGCCTTACCGTCGCGTGATCGATGGCAAGGTGACGGACCAGATCGACTACCTGTCGGCCATCGAAGAAGGCAAGTACGTCATCGCGCAGGCGAATGCGACGCTGAGCACCGAAGGCGCTTTGTCGGACGAACTGGTGTCGGCCCGTGAAAACGGTGAGTCGGTGCTGACCTCGCCCGAGCGCATCCAGTACATGGACGTGGCGCCGACGCAGATCGTGTCGGTGGCTGCTTCGCTCGTGCCCTTCCTGGAGCACGACGATGCAAACCGCGCGCTGATGGGCGCCAATATGCAGCGTCAGGCTGTGCCCACCCTGCGTCCTGAAAAGGCCATGGTCGGTACCGGCGTGGAGCGCGTGGCGGCCAAGGACTCGGGCACCGTGGTGGCGGCTCGCCGCGGCGGCGTGGTCGATTACGTGGACACGAACCGTATCGTGATTCGCGTCAACGACAACGAGACCGTGGCCGGTGAAGTCGGTGTGGACATCTACAACCTGATCAAGTATCAGCGTAGCAACCAGAACACCAACATCCACCAGCGTCCGATCGTGCGCCGCGGCGACAAGGTCGCTTCGGAGGACATCATTGCCGACGGCGCCTCGACCGACATCGGTGAACTGGCCCTGGGCCAGAACATGCTGGTCGCGTTCATGCCCTGGAACGGCTACAACTTCGAAGACTCGATCCTGATCAGCGAACGTGTCATCGCCGAAGACCGCTACACCTCGATCCACATCGAGGAACTGGTGGTGATGGCGCGCGACACCAAGCTCGGCTCCGAAGAAATCACGCGTGACATCCCGAACCTGTCCGAACAGCAGCTTGCTCGTCTGGATGAGTCCGGCATCGTCTACGTCGGTGCCGAAGTCGGCGCCGGCGACGTGCTGGTCGGCAAGGTCACGCCCAAGGGCGAGACCACGCTGACGCCGGAAGAGAAGCTGCTGCGCGCGATCTTCGGCGAGAAGGCTTCGGACGTGAAGGACACCTCGCTGCGCGTCGACCAAGGCACCAGCGGCACCGTCATCGACGTGCAGGTCTTCACCCGTGAAGGCATCCAGCGCGACAAGCGCGCCCAGCAGATCATCGACGACGAGCTGAAGCGCTTCCGCCTGGACCTGAACGACCAGCTGCGCATCGTCGAGGCCGACGCCTTCGACCGTATCGAAAAGCTGCTGGACGGCAGAATAGCCAACGGCGGCCCTCAGAAGCTGGCCAAGGGCACGGCGCTCGACAAGGCTTATCTGGCCGGCATCGAGAAGTACCACTGGTTCGACATCCGTCCTGCAGAGGACGAGATTGCCAACCAGCTGGAAAGCATCAAGAACTCGCTGGAGCAGACCCGCCACAGCTTCGACCTGGCTTTTGAAGAAAAGCGCAAGAAGCTGACGCAGGGCGACGAGCTGCCCGCGGGCGTGCTGAAGATGGTCAAGGTCTACCTGGCCGTCAAGCGCCGCCTGCAGCCTGGCGACAAGATGGCCGGCCGTCACGGCAACAAGGGTGTGGTGTCCAAGGTCGTTCCGGTCGAAGACATGCCTTACATGGCCGACGGTACTCCGGCTGACATCGTTCTGAACCCGCTGGGCGTGCCTTCGCGGATGAACGTGGGTCAGGTGCTGGAAGTCCATCTGGGCTGGGCCGGCAAGGGCATTGGTCAGCGCATCGGCGACATGCTGCAGCAACACGCTGCGGTGTCCGAGCTGCGCAAGTTCCTGGACGAGCTCTACAACCAGTCGGGTGGCAAGCCCGAGCGTCTGGACGAGCTGACCGATCAGGAAGTGATCGAGATGTCGCAGAACCTGAGCAAGGGCGTCCCGTTTGCCACCCCGGTGTTCGACGGCGCTGCCGAAGAAGAAATCCGCGGCATGCTGAAGCTCGCCTATCCGGACGACATCGCCAAGGCCAAGGGCCTGACCGCGACGCGTACCCAGGCCACGCTGCATGACGGCCGTACCGGCGACGCTTTCGAGCGTCCCGTCACGGTCGGCTATATGCACGTGCTGAAGCTGCACCACTTGGTGGACGACAAGATGCACGCCCGCTCGACCGGTCCGTACAGCTTGGTCACGCAGCAGCCGCTGGGCGGCAAGGCCCAGTTCGGTGGCCAGCGCTTCGGTGAGATGGAAGTGTGGGCACTGGAAGCCTACGGCGCCGCTTACGTGCTGCAGGAAATGCTGACCGTCAAGTCCGACGACGTGAACGGCCGCACCAAGGTCTACGAGAGCATCGTCAAGGGTGAACACGCCATCGAAGCCGGCATGCCGGAATCGTTCAACGTCCTGGTCAAGGAAATTCGTTCCCTTGGCATCGACATTGAACTCGAACGCAATTAAGGAGACGCTGCATGAAGGGACTACTCGACCTTTTCAAGCAATTCACCCCTGATGAGCATTTCGATGCCATCAAGATCGGCCTGGCTTCTCCGGAGAAGATCCGCAGCTGGTCGTTCGGTGAAGTGAAGAAACCCGAGACCATCAACTACCGGACTTTCAAGCCCGAGCGTGATGGTCTGTTCTGCGCCAAGATTTTCGGTCCCATCAAGGACTACGAATGCCTGTGCGGCAAGTACAAGCGCCTCAAGCATCGCGGTGTGATCTGCGAGAAGTGCGGCGTTGAAGTCACGCAGACCAAGGTTCGCCGTGACCGCATGGGTCACATCGACCTAGCCGCGCCCTGCGCGCACATCTGGTTCCTGAAGTCCCTGCCTTCGCGCCTGGGCCTGGTGCTGGACATGACGCTGCGCGACATCGAGCGCGTGCTGTACTTTGAAGCGTATGTCGTCGTCGATCCCGGCATGACTCCGCTGAAGAAGTTCTCGATCATGAGCGAGGACGAGCACGACGCCAAGCGCGTGGAATTCGGCGACGAATTCATCGCGCTGATGGGCGCCGAGGGCATCAAGCACCTGCTCGAGGACATGGACCTGGACGTTGAGATCGACAAGATCCGCAACGACCTGACCGGTTCCGAGCTGAAGATCAAGAAGAATTCCAAGCGCCTCAAGGTCATGGAAGCCTTCAAGAAGTCCGGCATCAAGCCGAACTGGATGATCATGGAAGTGCTGCCGGTGCTGCCGCCGGACCTGCGTCCGCTGGTGCCCCTGGATGGTGGCCGCTTCGCGACCTCCGACCTGAACGACCTGTATCGCCGCGTCATCAACCGCAACAACCGCCTGGCGCGTCTGTTGGAGTTGAAGGCCCCTGAGATCATCGTGCGCAACGAAAAGCGCATGCTGCAGGAAGCCGTTGACTCGCTGCTGGACAACGGCCGTCGCGGCAAGGCGATGACCGGTGCGAACAAGCGTGCCTTGAAGTCGCTGGCCGACATGATCAAGGGCAAGAGCGGTCGTTTCCGTCAGAACTTGCTGGGCAAGCGCGTCGACTACTCGGGCCGTTCGGTCATCGTGGTCGGCCCGACGCTCAAGCTGCATCAGTGCGGCCTGCCCAAGCTGATGGCGCTGGAGCTGTTCAAGCCCTTCATCTTCTCGCGCCTCGAAGCGATGGGCATTGCCACGACC
It contains:
- the rplK gene encoding 50S ribosomal protein L11, producing the protein MAKKIVGFIKLQVAAGKANPSPPVGPALGQRGLNIMEFCKAFNAQTQGFEPGMKLPVVITAFADKSFTFVIKSPPATALIKKAAKIDKGSAKPHLEKVGKVTRAQLEEIATTKMKDLTAADMDAAVRTIAGSARSMGILVEGV
- the rplA gene encoding 50S ribosomal protein L1, with protein sequence MAKLTKRQKALQGKVESTKLYPLGDALVLIKECATAKFDESIDVAVQLGIDPKKSDQVVRGAVVLPHGTGKTKRVAVFAQGAKAEEAKAAGADVVGMEDLAERIKAGDMPFDIVIASPDTMRIVGTLGQILGPRGLMPNPKVGTVTPDVATAVKNAKAGQVQYRVDKGGIIHSTIGRRSFDNEHLQNNLRALIEALNKSKPATSKGIYLRKVAVSSTMGLGARVDLASING
- the rplJ gene encoding 50S ribosomal protein L10, with translation MSLNRNEKAAVVADVAAQVAKSQTLTLAEYRGLTVTHLNKLRVEARAKGVYLHVLKNTLARRAVAGTPFECVAESMVGPLIYGFSEDAVASAKVISDFAKGNDKLIIKAGAFAGKALDANGIKALASIPSKEVLLSQFLGLLQSPISRTARVLAALAEKRGEGAPAAAAEEPVAA
- the rplL gene encoding 50S ribosomal protein L7/L12 encodes the protein MAFDKDAFLTALDSMTVLELNDLVKAIEEKFGVSAAAMAAPAGAGGGAAAAAVEEKTEFNVVLLEAGANKVSVIKAVRELTGLGLKEAKDLVDGAPKNVKEAVAKADADAALKKLVEAGAKAEIK
- the rpoB gene encoding DNA-directed RNA polymerase subunit beta, which produces MAQASTYSYTERKRIRKSFGKRESVLNVPYLLTMQKESYVAFLQKDVPPAKRKPEGLQAAFLSAFPIVSHNGFVEMKFLEFNIAKPPFDTRECQQRGLTYAAAVRARLQMIIYDRESPGTKTVKEIKEQEVYMGEVPLMTDYGSFIVNGTERVIVSQLHRSPGVFFEHDKGKTHSSGKLLFSARIIPYRGSWLDFEFDPKDVLFFRVDRRRKMPVTILLKAIGLNPEQILANFFVFDGFRLMDTGAQMEFVADRLRGEVARFDITDKSGAVVVEKDKRITARHTRAMEQSGTTHITVPEDFLIGRLIAKNMVDADTGEIIARANEELTEALLKKLRAAGVKDLQCLYTNELDEGAYISQTLASDETADQTAARVAIYRMMRPGEPPTEDAVEALFNRLFYNPDTYDLSRVGRMKFNARVGRDMPEGPMTLSNEDILDVVKILVELRNGRGEVDDIDHLGNRRVRCVGELAENQYRSGLARIEKAVKERLGQAETEALMPHDLINSKPISAALKEFFGASQLSQFMDQTNPLSEITHKRRVSALGPGGLTRERAGFEVRDVHPTHYGRVCPIETPEGPNIGLINSLALYAQLNEYGFLETPYRRVIDGKVTDQIDYLSAIEEGKYVIAQANATLSTEGALSDELVSARENGESVLTSPERIQYMDVAPTQIVSVAASLVPFLEHDDANRALMGANMQRQAVPTLRPEKAMVGTGVERVAAKDSGTVVAARRGGVVDYVDTNRIVIRVNDNETVAGEVGVDIYNLIKYQRSNQNTNIHQRPIVRRGDKVASEDIIADGASTDIGELALGQNMLVAFMPWNGYNFEDSILISERVIAEDRYTSIHIEELVVMARDTKLGSEEITRDIPNLSEQQLARLDESGIVYVGAEVGAGDVLVGKVTPKGETTLTPEEKLLRAIFGEKASDVKDTSLRVDQGTSGTVIDVQVFTREGIQRDKRAQQIIDDELKRFRLDLNDQLRIVEADAFDRIEKLLDGRIANGGPQKLAKGTALDKAYLAGIEKYHWFDIRPAEDEIANQLESIKNSLEQTRHSFDLAFEEKRKKLTQGDELPAGVLKMVKVYLAVKRRLQPGDKMAGRHGNKGVVSKVVPVEDMPYMADGTPADIVLNPLGVPSRMNVGQVLEVHLGWAGKGIGQRIGDMLQQHAAVSELRKFLDELYNQSGGKPERLDELTDQEVIEMSQNLSKGVPFATPVFDGAAEEEIRGMLKLAYPDDIAKAKGLTATRTQATLHDGRTGDAFERPVTVGYMHVLKLHHLVDDKMHARSTGPYSLVTQQPLGGKAQFGGQRFGEMEVWALEAYGAAYVLQEMLTVKSDDVNGRTKVYESIVKGEHAIEAGMPESFNVLVKEIRSLGIDIELERN